From Nitratidesulfovibrio vulgaris str. Hildenborough, a single genomic window includes:
- a CDS encoding peptidylprolyl isomerase, with the protein MLKARARHILVPTEEACNELKTRIEGGEDFAEVARASSRCPSGKRGGDLGEFPRGAMVPEFDEAVFTGEVGKVLGPIRTQFGYHLVEVTSRSGE; encoded by the coding sequence ATGCTTAAGGCAAGAGCAAGGCACATTCTCGTGCCGACGGAAGAGGCGTGCAACGAACTCAAGACCCGAATCGAGGGTGGCGAGGACTTCGCCGAAGTGGCGCGCGCGTCTTCGCGTTGTCCGTCCGGCAAGCGCGGCGGCGACCTCGGGGAGTTCCCCCGTGGTGCCATGGTGCCGGAATTCGACGAAGCCGTGTTCACGGGTGAGGTCGGCAAGGTGCTCGGTCCCATCCGTACCCAGTTCGGTTATCATCTGGTAGAGGTGACTTCCCGCTCGGGAGAATAG
- a CDS encoding 30S ribosomal protein S1 has protein sequence MTGEPIDTPELDESASFAELLEAHAGGTRNVRPGDRISAAIVAITDDSVFVATGSKVDGVIDRRELEEADGSLPYAVGDRVDLYVTAVNGQEIRLSKGLSGQGGAAVLEEARDSGVPVEGRVTGTCKGGYNVDVLRKRAFCPGSQIDLHQLEDAESVVGQTFQFLVTRVEQHGRNIVVSRRALLERERDAALATFLEGVKEGDVLEGTVTRLAPFGAFVEIAPGVDGMVHISELTWSRVAQADEAVSVGDRVRVKVLGIGEAPKGKGTRISLSVKQAGGDPWETVGDRLEQDQVVPAKVVRLAPFGAFVEVLPGVEGLVHVSEMSWTRRVNKPEEIVAVGDAVNVKIKELDVAKRRISLSLRDAEGDPWADATERFAPGTQVTGTVEKRAQFGLFVNIAPGLTGLLPEGIIKSSGQGASLSKLNAGDSVTLTVRDISAETRRITLAPVGDAGHGGDDGSWKQFAPRKEKPQLGSLGAALQAAMQKRK, from the coding sequence ATGACTGGGGAACCCATAGACACTCCGGAACTGGACGAGAGCGCCAGCTTCGCCGAACTGCTTGAGGCTCATGCGGGCGGCACCCGGAATGTTCGCCCCGGCGACCGCATCAGCGCCGCCATCGTCGCCATCACCGACGACTCCGTCTTCGTCGCCACCGGTTCAAAGGTCGACGGCGTCATCGACCGCCGCGAACTTGAGGAGGCGGACGGGTCTCTCCCCTATGCCGTGGGCGACCGCGTCGATTTGTACGTCACCGCCGTGAACGGACAGGAGATACGCCTTTCCAAGGGCCTTTCCGGTCAGGGCGGCGCTGCCGTCCTCGAAGAGGCACGCGATTCGGGCGTGCCCGTCGAAGGCCGTGTAACCGGAACCTGCAAGGGGGGCTACAACGTCGACGTGCTTCGCAAGCGCGCCTTCTGCCCCGGCAGCCAGATAGACCTGCACCAGCTTGAGGACGCCGAGTCCGTGGTGGGACAGACCTTCCAGTTCCTCGTCACCCGCGTGGAACAGCACGGTCGCAACATCGTGGTCTCGCGCAGGGCTCTGCTCGAACGCGAACGCGACGCCGCACTCGCCACCTTCCTCGAAGGGGTCAAGGAAGGCGACGTGCTCGAAGGCACGGTCACCCGCCTCGCCCCGTTCGGCGCCTTTGTCGAAATCGCCCCCGGCGTGGATGGCATGGTGCACATCTCCGAACTGACGTGGTCGCGCGTGGCACAGGCTGATGAAGCCGTGTCCGTGGGTGACCGCGTACGCGTCAAGGTGCTGGGCATCGGCGAAGCACCCAAGGGCAAGGGCACCCGCATCTCCCTGTCCGTGAAGCAGGCAGGCGGCGACCCGTGGGAGACCGTGGGCGACCGCCTCGAACAGGATCAGGTCGTACCCGCCAAGGTGGTGCGCCTCGCCCCGTTCGGTGCGTTCGTCGAAGTGCTTCCCGGCGTGGAGGGCCTTGTGCACGTCTCCGAGATGTCGTGGACGCGCCGGGTGAACAAGCCCGAGGAAATCGTCGCCGTTGGCGATGCCGTCAACGTCAAGATCAAGGAACTCGACGTCGCCAAGCGCCGCATATCCCTCAGCCTGCGCGACGCCGAAGGCGACCCGTGGGCCGACGCCACCGAGCGTTTCGCCCCCGGCACACAGGTGACGGGCACCGTCGAGAAGCGCGCCCAGTTCGGCCTGTTCGTCAACATCGCCCCCGGTCTGACGGGACTGCTGCCCGAAGGCATCATCAAGTCCTCCGGTCAGGGCGCGAGCTTGAGCAAGCTGAACGCCGGTGACAGCGTGACGCTGACCGTGCGGGACATCTCGGCCGAGACCCGCCGCATAACCCTCGCCCCCGTCGGCGATGCAGGTCATGGCGGCGACGACGGCTCGTGGAAGCAGTTCGCACCCCGCAAGGAAAAGCCCCAACTCGGCTCGCTCGGCGCGGCTCTTCAGGCCGCAATGCAGAAGCGCAAGTAG
- a CDS encoding DegQ family serine endoprotease: protein MVRTPRYFALLLLMVAVVLSSTAQAASLPDFRELAKNAGAAVVNISTEKTVQAPENPFGDMLRNAPQGTPFDRFFEQFERFHGKMRPQKQRSLGSGFILSADGYIVTNNHVIADADVIHVNIENETGKSASYDAKVIGTDEETDLALLKIDAKRQLPVLRFGDSDSLEVGEWLMAIGNPFGLDHSVTAGILSAKGRDIRSGPFDNFLQTDASINPGNSGGPLINMKGEVIGINTAIVASGQGIGFAIPSNMAARIIDQLKSDKKVRRGWIGVTIQDVDENTARALGLGEPRGALVGSVMPGEPADKAGIKAGDILLKVEGEDIADSGRLLRRVAALKPGETAKITLWRNGQTKTVNLTLGERTAEHLAAQGGTPRQTPESKQQASSSLGLTVRPPNAEEARALKLDRPQGLLVIAVEEGRPAADADIRAGDVVLSANLHPVNSTADLAKVVQEDAKRRGAVMLQIQRRGQTFFRTIPIEAEK from the coding sequence ATGGTACGTACCCCCCGCTATTTCGCATTGCTGCTGCTCATGGTGGCGGTGGTCCTGTCATCCACCGCACAGGCGGCAAGTCTTCCGGATTTCAGGGAACTGGCGAAGAACGCCGGTGCCGCTGTCGTCAACATCAGCACGGAGAAGACCGTGCAGGCCCCGGAAAACCCGTTCGGAGACATGCTCCGCAACGCCCCGCAAGGGACGCCCTTCGACAGGTTCTTCGAGCAGTTCGAAAGATTCCACGGAAAGATGCGCCCGCAGAAGCAGCGTTCGCTCGGTTCCGGCTTCATCCTCTCGGCGGACGGCTACATCGTCACCAACAACCACGTCATCGCCGATGCGGATGTCATCCACGTCAACATCGAGAACGAGACGGGCAAGAGTGCGTCCTACGACGCCAAGGTTATCGGCACTGACGAAGAGACCGACCTCGCCCTGCTCAAGATCGACGCCAAGCGGCAACTGCCCGTGCTGCGCTTCGGCGACTCTGACAGCCTCGAAGTGGGTGAATGGTTGATGGCCATCGGCAACCCCTTCGGCCTCGACCACAGCGTGACGGCGGGCATCCTCAGTGCCAAGGGGCGCGACATCCGCTCCGGGCCCTTCGACAACTTCCTCCAGACCGATGCCTCCATCAACCCCGGCAACAGCGGCGGCCCCCTCATCAACATGAAGGGTGAGGTCATCGGCATCAACACGGCCATCGTCGCCAGCGGTCAGGGCATCGGCTTCGCCATCCCCAGCAACATGGCAGCCCGCATCATCGACCAGCTCAAGAGCGACAAGAAGGTGCGCCGTGGCTGGATAGGCGTGACCATTCAGGATGTGGACGAGAACACGGCCCGTGCGCTCGGTCTCGGTGAACCGCGCGGTGCCCTCGTCGGTTCCGTGATGCCCGGAGAACCCGCCGACAAGGCCGGTATCAAGGCCGGGGACATCCTGCTCAAGGTCGAAGGTGAGGACATAGCCGACTCCGGTCGCCTGCTGCGCCGCGTCGCGGCACTCAAGCCCGGTGAGACGGCCAAGATAACCCTCTGGCGCAACGGCCAGACCAAGACCGTCAACCTCACCCTCGGCGAACGCACGGCGGAACATCTCGCCGCACAGGGCGGCACGCCGCGCCAGACCCCTGAATCGAAGCAGCAGGCGTCGAGCAGCCTCGGCCTCACCGTACGCCCGCCCAACGCCGAAGAGGCCCGCGCCCTCAAACTCGACAGGCCGCAGGGACTTCTGGTCATCGCCGTCGAAGAGGGCAGGCCCGCCGCCGATGCCGACATCCGTGCCGGAGACGTGGTGCTTTCCGCCAACCTGCACCCCGTCAACAGCACCGCCGACCTCGCCAAGGTCGTGCAGGAGGACGCCAAGCGCAGGGGTGCCGTGATGTTGCAGATTCAGCGTCGCGGTCAGACGTTCTTCCGCACCATTCCCATCGAAGCCGAAAAGTAG
- a CDS encoding Hsp20/alpha crystallin family protein: MANLKLWRSEELQRLKEESDMLFDRLCTSFGLPSVCRPLLEQAMHIYDTPEAVVVEATLPGVSAEDLDITISGAMLVVRCAHAGSCSPDGTSSTLESRFSLPCKVRTDDVEAELDNDVLRITMPKCRRPEARRIPVKPRAAS; this comes from the coding sequence ATGGCGAATCTCAAGCTTTGGCGAAGCGAAGAGCTGCAACGGCTCAAAGAGGAGAGCGACATGCTCTTCGACAGGCTTTGCACCAGCTTCGGCCTGCCTTCGGTGTGCCGTCCCCTGCTTGAACAGGCCATGCACATCTACGATACCCCGGAGGCTGTCGTCGTGGAGGCGACTCTGCCCGGAGTCTCTGCCGAAGACCTCGATATCACCATCAGTGGCGCCATGCTCGTCGTCAGGTGTGCCCATGCGGGCAGTTGCAGTCCCGATGGAACGAGCAGCACGCTTGAAAGCCGTTTCTCCCTGCCGTGCAAGGTGCGCACCGACGATGTGGAGGCTGAACTCGACAACGACGTGTTGCGTATCACCATGCCCAAGTGCCGCCGTCCAGAGGCGCGCCGTATCCCCGTCAAGCCGCGTGCGGCATCATGA
- a CDS encoding Lon protease family protein, whose translation MSIPGAISPLAVEQLRWTVDPSSLPFSTTSDLSAHDGIIGQRRGVEAFRFGMGMDGRGYNIFVTGASGIGKLAMTRQLLQQAGGGVVPDDLCYVNNFTVPEEPVLLRFPAGRGKRFKADVQAFLDTIKRDIPQLFESQEYINSKNEIIETHDRKTRDFFKNLEAKVKDAGFVLVNMQMGQVQRPDIVPMVDGEPVHLLKLEEMAEKGRFPREELVQLQAKYKVLKEEIDTIFLEVRELQKEVKRKSEEVDRLMFLNAARDLARPLFAEYAEEKVVAHFEGMLQHMSDNLDALRAMGQPQQGPMGMFVPVTAESVLHDYQVNLLVDNSGLEGPPIIFESYPTYRKLFGSIERAMDRSGLWRTDFTKINAGSFVRANGGYLVLNLMDAISEPGVWQTLKRALKTSEIEIQTFDPYYFITAQGLKPEPVKMEVKVVVLATPQLYHMLRHYDPEVTKIFKVWADFDSVMNRDDAAVEAVTRLMASFANERKLMPFGREAVALLLEHSVRLAGRREKMSTTFPALCDIMEEAHFFAHAAAAETVGATHVRDAILARRDRAGQYEEKVQEMIDRGSVFIDTEGAVVGQVNGLAVFGVGDHMFGKPTRITATTAMGREGIINIERESDLSGAIHNKGMLILAGFLRRRFAQDKPLTLAASIAFEQSYGGVDGDSASSTELYAILSSLAGVPLSQGIAVTGSVNQKGEVQPIGGVNEKIEGFFECCRRNGLTDGQGVMIPAANVGDLMLDEDVMEAVREGRFHIWAVKTIEEGIELLTGMPAGVRGEDGTFPDGTLFALADARLRALAEGLKAFGEKKDDAQA comes from the coding sequence ATGAGCATACCCGGTGCCATTTCCCCATTGGCTGTCGAACAGCTGCGCTGGACTGTAGACCCTTCTTCCCTTCCCTTTTCGACCACGTCCGACTTGTCAGCCCATGACGGCATCATCGGTCAGCGCCGCGGCGTAGAGGCGTTCCGCTTCGGTATGGGGATGGACGGGCGTGGGTACAACATCTTCGTCACCGGCGCCTCGGGCATAGGCAAGCTCGCCATGACCCGCCAGTTGCTGCAACAGGCGGGGGGGGGCGTCGTGCCGGACGACCTCTGCTACGTCAACAACTTCACCGTGCCCGAAGAACCTGTGTTGCTGCGTTTCCCCGCCGGGCGGGGCAAGCGGTTCAAGGCTGATGTGCAGGCGTTTCTCGACACCATCAAGCGCGACATCCCGCAACTTTTCGAGAGTCAGGAGTACATCAACAGCAAGAACGAGATCATCGAGACGCATGACCGGAAGACCCGCGATTTTTTCAAGAACCTCGAGGCCAAGGTCAAGGACGCCGGATTCGTCCTCGTGAACATGCAGATGGGGCAGGTGCAGCGGCCCGACATCGTCCCCATGGTGGACGGAGAACCCGTGCACCTGCTCAAGCTGGAGGAGATGGCCGAGAAGGGGCGCTTCCCCCGCGAAGAACTGGTGCAGTTGCAGGCCAAGTACAAGGTGCTCAAGGAGGAGATAGACACCATATTCCTTGAGGTGCGTGAATTGCAGAAGGAGGTCAAACGCAAGAGCGAAGAGGTGGACAGGCTCATGTTCCTCAACGCCGCGCGCGACCTCGCCCGTCCGCTTTTCGCTGAATACGCCGAGGAGAAGGTCGTCGCGCACTTCGAGGGCATGTTGCAGCACATGTCCGACAATCTCGACGCCCTGCGCGCCATGGGGCAGCCCCAGCAAGGGCCCATGGGCATGTTCGTGCCCGTCACGGCAGAGAGTGTGCTGCATGACTATCAGGTGAACCTTCTCGTCGACAATTCCGGGCTTGAAGGTCCCCCCATCATCTTCGAGTCGTACCCTACGTACCGCAAGCTCTTCGGCAGCATAGAGCGCGCCATGGACAGGTCTGGCCTGTGGCGTACGGATTTCACCAAGATCAACGCCGGGTCGTTCGTCAGGGCCAACGGTGGCTATCTGGTGCTCAACCTCATGGATGCCATCTCCGAACCGGGAGTCTGGCAGACGCTCAAGCGGGCACTCAAGACCTCTGAAATCGAGATACAGACCTTCGACCCCTACTACTTCATCACGGCGCAGGGCCTCAAGCCGGAACCCGTGAAGATGGAAGTGAAGGTCGTGGTGCTTGCCACTCCGCAACTCTACCACATGCTGCGCCACTACGACCCCGAGGTCACCAAGATATTCAAGGTGTGGGCGGACTTCGATTCGGTGATGAACCGTGACGACGCCGCTGTGGAGGCAGTCACGCGGCTCATGGCCTCGTTCGCGAACGAGCGCAAGCTCATGCCTTTCGGGCGTGAAGCCGTCGCCCTCTTGCTTGAGCACAGCGTCCGGCTTGCCGGACGGCGTGAGAAGATGTCCACCACCTTCCCGGCCCTTTGCGACATCATGGAAGAGGCGCATTTCTTCGCCCATGCCGCCGCGGCGGAGACCGTCGGGGCAACGCATGTGCGTGATGCCATCCTCGCGCGGCGCGACAGGGCGGGGCAGTATGAAGAGAAGGTCCAGGAGATGATCGACCGTGGCAGCGTGTTCATCGACACGGAAGGTGCCGTGGTCGGTCAGGTCAACGGCCTTGCCGTGTTCGGCGTGGGAGACCACATGTTCGGTAAGCCCACGCGCATCACCGCCACAACGGCCATGGGGCGCGAGGGCATCATCAACATCGAGCGCGAGTCCGACCTTTCCGGTGCCATCCATAACAAGGGCATGCTCATCCTCGCAGGCTTCCTGCGCCGCCGCTTCGCGCAGGACAAGCCGCTGACTCTGGCTGCGTCCATCGCCTTCGAACAGTCCTATGGTGGTGTGGATGGCGACTCCGCCTCCAGTACCGAGCTTTACGCCATCCTTTCCAGCCTCGCCGGAGTACCGCTTTCGCAGGGGATAGCGGTGACGGGGTCCGTCAACCAGAAGGGCGAGGTGCAGCCCATAGGCGGTGTGAACGAGAAGATTGAAGGCTTCTTCGAGTGCTGCCGACGTAACGGTCTCACTGATGGACAGGGGGTGATGATTCCGGCTGCCAACGTGGGCGACCTCATGCTGGACGAAGACGTCATGGAAGCTGTGCGTGAGGGGCGGTTCCACATATGGGCCGTGAAGACCATTGAAGAAGGCATCGAATTGCTGACCGGAATGCCTGCGGGCGTGCGGGGTGAGGATGGCACGTTCCCCGACGGGACCCTCTTCGCCCTAGCCGATGCGCGGCTGCGTGCCCTCGCCGAAGGGCTGAAGGCCTTTGGCGAGAAGAAGGATGATGCCCAGGCATAG